The Labrus bergylta unplaced genomic scaffold, fLabBer1.1 SCAFFOLD_240, whole genome shotgun sequence genome segment TTCACCTTGCTGCCCTGGTCGTCTCTCTCGGTGGTGGTGAACACTCGCACCTTGGACTCCTCTGTGAGGTACTCGCAGATGTTAGGGACCGGAAACACGATCTGCTCCATGGTGCGGTCATGACGCACAATCTGGGGAGAAGATATCTGTTAAATccttatgaataaaaaaaaaaggaaaagtgtgATTtgcttgttaaaatgtatttcacagaGATTCAGAGGAGGAAGTGATGAAGTGAAGGTGTTACCTCTATCTGGGCTGTGTGGTTGGCATAGTGATGAAGGGCGTCGTCCTTTTCACTGTCGGGGTCGACCACACACACGGTTCCCAACACAGACCCCGGCCTCAGGCTCTGCTGCAGGATCTTATTGTGCCGTGCCAGCTgggattggaaaaaaaagaaaagaaatgactCATTCATTTAAGTTTTCACCTGAAGATGTCACTtcagaaggaaacatgaaaGACCTCACTGTCAATCCAAGAGTGAATAAAGGATCAACaagcttttaaatgaaaaccATGATGTTACTGTGCATCCCTTACATAACGCCACAGAAGTTCATGGTGCCATTCTACCAAGCTCTGTGTTATAGAGCATGGGAATATTCAAAGACTAAACCtgcagtcaatcaatcaatcaaactttatttatacagcacctttcagacaaattaaactGCAGTTCAAAgagctttacaagagtgcagaaaagttattgacgaaaaactgatgcacaccaataagaattaaaaaagaatatatatataaaaatgaaaaaattaaatacgacacataaaagcaataagacattaaaattaatacataggagaagaatatttaaaattgtagtaggataaaaaagacaaaacaataatgttaagatttgaattgatataaagcaccatataaaagccagactgaataaatgagttttcagactgcatttaaaaatctcaatattctgGGCTCCTCTCAGACTCTCAGGAAGGTCGTTCCACAGTCTCGGAGCGgaacagctgaaagcagcatcaccGAAGGTTTTtctcctgctctgtggaacaactaacTGATTTTTCATGGTCACTGGACAAGaacagaaacataaataaacattggCAACATATCTATCTCTTCTACACGATGTTCACAAGCTATTCCCTAACCGTATTTGTCTGTACAGTTGAGACTTTTTTGGTGTCAAATATTGCCTTTTTACATCCTTTTTTCTGAGCTTTCATTGCAGGTGAGAAAAGTTTGGCTGATAAACAGAATGTGCCGATGTGCTACAGAAGGAATTGAATGAAAGTGAAACAGTAACAGGAGGAGGTTGTTTACAGTTAAATGTAGTGGGCTGTGTCTCATAAGGGTCATCCCTAAAAGACATTTAACTTCTGTAAGTTCAACGGCTTTACAAAAACGGAAAGGAGCTTTACATAGAAGTAGAGTAGGTATTCTTCACTGTTCCTGAGGAGAAAAGACGAGATAATgtcttttaaaacatatttaagaaGCTCATATCTGAGTCAGTTTGTCTCAGATATGTGGGTCAGTTACCATGTCctggttttttttgtgcatttttgtttgtgtttttttttgttttattaaattgttatttttgtgtgtgaatgttttttttattttagtttttctttcatcattagctcagtattattattattattattattattattgttactGCTGCTGGTACTGTCTTGTCTGCAATGTGTCTATTGTTTGGGGTAAAatgaactaaaataaaataattgaaaaacaaaaccttgTCCATTACAGAATGAAACTACCCAGTTTGACACTTTTTAGCTTTTAGATGCAGAAGTGAAAACTCTCCAGACACGGTGACCTCTCAAACTAACAGACCCTACAGGGGAAAGGCAGAGACAACTTCCTCAGTGACACTCTCATTTCATTTCTGTTGAAGTGATACAGGGACTAACTGCCTGCTGCAGTGAACACCTCCGTCTGCAGAACCAGTGTCACATCCTGAAAGCTAATTTTAGAAGTTGGCAGAGCGATGCGTTCAGCTCAGGAGACAAGACAATAGGAGCACACATGTggtcatgcacacacaaagaagtGCAGTGCAGGGGCTCTGAGGTCGACAGAAAGTCAGACAGgcggagagagggaggacatTCAGTGACTCCTCTgccacagacaaaaacaaagtcgAGGTATTTTGATTACTTGATGGGCCAGGATGTAAATGTTGTGTCCGACGTCTCTGGGCTTGATCTGGTCTCCAGCaccgtcctcgtcctcctcgctCTCCAGACTCTGAGCGTAGGCTTCCTTCATCACATCCACCTGGCGCAGGAAGTTAGGAAAAGTTAGGAATGATTCTCTTGTAGTTTGCATATCATGGTAAAACACGATGACCCACACTTACCAGTTCGGTGGGTCTCATCTTGTACAGGATCTTCTCTGCGTTCTCGCTGTCATGGCGACTCTCCATGATGGCCAATAGGAGCTTGGAGGCATTGTTCTACAACAAAAGGCTTCAACAATGACTTTCTACACCATTAGCAGCCTCAGAACATGTAAATCCGTGAAGtaattacttttacttttaagcacattaaaaatgtacatgttgTAATTCTATGAAGACTTTTAAGGTTTAATTTGAAGTCAATTAGCACGGCCTGTTACATGAGCTGAAACACTGCTCTTTAACACATTGCAGAAttgcttaatgttttttttaatgatcttcCTGGTCCCTAGGCTTACGGTTTATTACTGCTATAAAGAGAGCCATAGTTTGGTTGTTATTGTTCTGTGTGTCATAATAAGCAGCTTCTCAGAGACGTCTGCTGCTCACCTTGAGCTGCAGCACCAGGTCCAGACGATGCTTCTCCAGGGGGTTGATGGAGTTGACAATCAGAGCTATGATAATGTCAATGCCGTTTGACTCATGCTTGGCTATACAcgtctggaaaaaaaatggaagacaAAAGGCAAAATtcatcagaagaagaagatgaggaaaAAACATCCAGAGGACAGATATTaataaagcacaataaaatAAGCTCACTGGACAATATAGTGGTGTTCAAATAtgattaatgtttgtttttttaatttactggaTTAGAACTGTGACAtcaactaatcagaccaaaatgttttcttttgtatcaAGCTGCATCATGTTTAGCCTGCTGTCAAAACAGACATATCaatatggtgtgtgtgtgtgtgggacctAAGGGtgtttggagccagcctcaagtggacactcatgGAACTGCAGTGTGCACTTAGCTTCATTCAGCTTATTTTTTTATGGTTAACAACAACAGAAGATATTTTAGAcacagacaaattgataaatgtgaaaaaagatgaaatccaataaacaaaacaataaacaagaTTTACCCTAAAGACAGACTTAGTCGACTGTCTAATCACATGTTGGATTAACTTTACCTAAAATACGCAGGAAATACGCACTAACCCCCCCCCAACCTTTTTTGTGGTTGGGTAGGTTtatgtcatttcattttttctttctgtgtattTATGAATAAAACctacattaaaaaatgttttctatgtTGTATGCTGACTGTAAAATTGTACAATTGACACACTATCCTTACATTTAAGTTAACGACATTGACTGCTCATCATTATAGTGAATCATTTCAATTGATAACGtatctacactcctgcactttataTAATTAACATATATGTCTTTGATTACACAGCTCTGGATAACCCTCTATATTGTTATTACACATTtaccactgtcatcactgtttctACAAACTTACATCTCTCACCTCCagaaagtatttttacattcagttgacaagcctgaataaatgttgtatttcattttttttttaaaccagtaggaatgttaagttaaagccttgatgtataaatctcttcttattcttaagtgcttatttatatatctattcttatattgttttatttgctctgataacctgctgctgtaatatCACAATTtaccagtttgggatcaataaagtcattctattctatgtTCTTTTAGTCgagtaaaatacaaaataaaggcTAAATTATCGATAAATGGCAAAAAAATCTCAGTCTTTGAATGGGATGATGAGACCATTCACCTTCACATAAACCCTTCTTTGCTCATCACCTGACTAAACCTAGCATCGTCTCTCTACCTGGTTTTCATGGCAGGGTCCCTGGCAGTACTCTGTGATGGTCTCCAGGGTTTGGCGCACCAGGTCCACATTGCTCTCATTGATATAAAGGCCGAGCAGCCCGAGACCTCCGGTGGTGCTCCCGCAGATACAGTCCAGGAACTGAAGAGTCTCACACACCAGATTGTAGTTTGTCTTGTTGTTCTGGTTGCGCAGAAAGTTCTGGAttcaaagcagaaaacaaacacagacttaAGGTTAACAGTGGTTCAGAATGGCGTTCAACATCCTCGTTCTAAAAACATGAGGGCTCCCCCGTACCTGCAGGTCTGAATTGTGGTTCTCACAGAGCAGCTGCAGGTAACGCAGGATCGGTTTCATGATGGTGATGGCCGGGCTCATTTGTGTTTCCTCCGGAGCCTCGTCAGCCCCAATTAACTCGCTGTTCTGGCCGAGGCCTTCCAGGTCTGGATCCAGCTCCCTTCTGAAGGCGCAGAAGGCCTTTGAGGTCACCGATGAGGCCTCTTTCAGCTGCCCACGCATGTCCTCCCTTATGTGAAGCCCCGAGTCTTTTCCTAGAGTAGAGGTGTACAAACAaatgcagttttattttaactgcATCATGATGGATACAATAATGGATATTTGTCAATGCATGGGGAAAAACAGGTATGCATGATACGAGTAGCAGGTTAGCTTTTCAGGTAATatgtataaaaacaaattcaacttCTCTAAGTGGGAAACTACTGAGTGGGGTTCTGCAGCATTGGAAGCACCTGATATTAATACAATGGTCTTTTGATAAGCTTGTGATGTGGGCCCTCACATGCCCTctgacatgtgactgcaggaacTGAGAACAACAGTCTGCACAGAGGTCAGCAGAGCAACAAAGGTAGTCCTGGATTTATCCTCCACTATTGTTTAAAAGAGCATTGAGGGTTGTCAggtttatacagtatatatatatatatatatatatataaatctttATCAATATCTATATCTATAGCCCTGATAGCagaggtgtaaatgtgtatttCCCACACTCTGGTAGgcgtttgtttttataaataataatacatttgaaattAAAGCACCTTTCTAAACACAGTAACAAAGTGCTTAAACACCACATGATAAAAATATGCACAGTCAGGTAAAAATAACATTACCAGAGCTGTCCATAGAGCAAGATAAAGTGCAGACAGGTAATATAAAACAATTATTAAACAATTATAAtctttaaataatataacaataaaaGATTGTGGACAGTAAAAgcaggagaaataaaaagataaaaagcagGCAGTCAACAGATCGCAGATTATACTTAGTGCAGAAAAGGTCAAAATGCATCGTTACTCGACCTTCACCTTTCTTGAACCGGACGCCGCTGACGTCGCCATCGTCGTCCCTTTTCCTGCAGCTCA includes the following:
- the LOC110002112 gene encoding inositol 1,4,5-trisphosphate receptor type 2; the protein is MLDSDKPCSSVMEIQCLLDNVGTSELVIDLIVNTKNDRVFEESILLGIALLQGGNTQIQNSFYSQLYKQKKSEGFFKVFYDRMRLAQQEIRATVSVNMFELSCRKRDDDGDVSGVRFKKGKDSGLHIREDMRGQLKEASSVTSKAFCAFRRELDPDLEGLGQNSELIGADEAPEETQMSPAITIMKPILRYLQLLCENHNSDLQNFLRNQNNKTNYNLVCETLQFLDCICGSTTGGLGLLGLYINESNVDLVRQTLETITEYCQGPCHENQTCIAKHESNGIDIIIALIVNSINPLEKHRLDLVLQLKNNASKLLLAIMESRHDSENAEKILYKMRPTELVDVMKEAYAQSLESEEDEDGAGDQIKPRDVGHNIYILAHQLARHNKILQQSLRPGSVLGTVCVVDPDSEKDDALHHYANHTAQIEIVRHDRTMEQIVFPVPNICEYLTEESKVRVFTTTERDDQGSKVNDFFQQFDNLYNEMRWQKKIRKNKALFWFSRHISLWGSISFYLACLVNIAVAVFYPFGDDGDEGTLSPFWNISLWVALGMFTALLPVLPKPWGILFFLVSLILRAIYTMGLAPALLLLGTVNLFNKLVFLVSFVGNQGTFTRGYKAVVMDMLFIYHLGYATICVLGLFVHEFFFSFLLFDLVI